DNA from Neovison vison isolate M4711 chromosome 12, ASM_NN_V1, whole genome shotgun sequence:
TCCCATCCTGAGCTCTCCCCCAGGGATGGAAACACAAGAGTAGACTATGCCTCCACTGTTGTGGCTTGTCTGGGAGCTGCCCGAGGCACTAGTTTCTGTCTCCCTGACTCAGCACACTGATGGGACCAGCAGAGTTTAAGAGTCACTAGAAACAGAGATGAGCACCAGACCACACTGGAGCTACAGTGACACAGTCAGAtgccagaaggagaaggagatcaCAAGAGGTTTGAGAGGTCCTAGGACCTCTAGCTGGGCTTACTGGTAAAGGTCTTCCCCTCCACAAAAGCAGTACATAAAGACTGGGACAGGTGGTTGTTTCCTCAAATGCCACATCTCAACAAAAGATCACAAGGCGtagaaagaaatagggaaatGTGGcccaaacaaaggaacaaaatgaaaccaaaaattgACCCCCCCCTCCCAAAATGCAATCTATGTGGTACCTaacaatgaatttaaaataatggtcaTTGAGATGCCTAATCAGCTAAGAGAGCAAACACACAactaaatgaaatcaagaaaattatgcatgaatgaaatgagaagaatatcAACAAAGAAAAGCAGCCAACAGGTTCTGGAACTGAAAAATATAGTAACAGCTGAAAAAGTAATTAGAGGGATTTTACAGCAGACTTGAactgacagaagaaagaatcagcaacAAGAAGACAGATAATTTGAAATCATCTcatcagaaagcaaaaagaagaatgaagaaacatGACAGAGCCTAAGGGGCCTCTAGGACACTTGTCACACTATATATTAAGAgtctcagaaaaagaaacagaaaggggcagagagattATATGAGGAATTAATGGCTTAGAACTTCGAAAAtctgaggaaagagaagacaCACAAATTCAAGAAGCTCAAAAAACTAAACCTAGGATAAACACAAAAGGCTCATACCAAGGCACATTATAATCAAATGGCCAGAAGTCAAAGATGGTACACTAATAAACAAactaccagaaagagaaattaaggaaacaaacctatttataattgcaacaaaaagaataaaatatttagcaataaaggaaccaaggaggtaaaagacatgTAACTGTGAAAACTATAAGACtgaagaaagaaactaaagaataaatggaaacatattccATGCTGTGgactgaaaaaattaatattgttagaatccccaaacaaaccaaaataatctacagattcagtgcaatccaatggcattttccacagaaacacaacaaacaatcctaaaatttgtatggaaccgcaAAAGACTCTGAACAGCCAAAGCAAACCTGAGAACAAGTGGAAGGCATCATGCTACTGGATTTCAAGCtacattataaagctacagtaatcaaaacagcatgctACTGACATAAATACAGGAACCTAAAACAAGGGAACAAAATAGCTCAGAAAGAAACACATGTTTAGAAATCCCTTTTACGAAGATGGCGCCGAAAGCTAAGAaggaagcccctgcccctcccaaagccgaagccaaagcaaaggctttgaaagcCAAGAAAGCGGTGCTGAAAGGCGtccacagtcacaaaaaaaagaagatccgcaCATCACTTACCTTCCGACGACCCAAGACTCTGCGTCTCCGAAGGCAACCCAAATATCCTCGAAAGAGCGCccccaggagaaacaagcttgaccactatgccatcatcaagttccccctgactactgagtcagccatgaagaaaatagaagacaacaacacacttgtgttcattgtggatgtcaaggccaacaagcaccagatcaaacaggctgtgaagaagctctatgacattgatgtagccaaggtcaacaccttaatcaggcctgatggagagaagaaggcatacgttcggctggcccctgactatgatgctttggatgttgccaacaaaattgggatcatctaaactgagtccagctggctaaatctaaatacagttttttcatgataaaaaaaaaaaaaaaaagaaacacatgttTATACGATCAACAAATTTATGACAAAGCCAAGAAGGTACAATgtagaaaggacagtctcttccacaaatggtgttgggaaaactggacagcgcatgcaaaagaattaaactagACCACTATCTGGCACAATACACAAATATACTCAAAATGAAGTACAGACTTGtgttaagacctgaaaccataaaactcttagaagaaaatacaggacaTAAGCTCCGTAACATTGGCTTTGGTGATGACTTTTTGGATCTGACACAAAAACAAagccaacaaaagcaaaaacaaacaagcacgACTCCATCAAACTAAAATGCCTctgtgctcctgggtggctcagtgggttaagtctctgccttcagctcaggtcatgatcccaaggtcctgggattgaggcccacatcaggctctctgctcagcaggaagcctgcttccccctctctcgctgcctgcctctctgcctacttgtgatctctctctgtcaaataaatgaataaaatctttaaaaacaacaaaaaccacaaattAAAATGCTTCTGTACAGCAACAGAAACTGCCAACATGAAAAGGTAACCTGTTGAATAGGACATAATATTTGTAAACAATATaactgataaggggttaatatccaaaatatgtaaagaacgcACACAACTCACTAGCAAAaacagcaaataatccaattaaaaatggcacagggtctatacagacatttttccaa
Protein-coding regions in this window:
- the LOC122891971 gene encoding 60S ribosomal protein L23a-like, with amino-acid sequence MAPKAKKEAPAPPKAEAKAKALKAKKAVLKGVHSHKKKKIRTSLTFRRPKTLRLRRQPKYPRKSAPRRNKLDHYAIIKFPLTTESAMKKIEDNNTLVFIVDVKANKHQIKQAVKKLYDIDVAKVNTLIRPDGEKKAYVRLAPDYDALDVANKIGII